TTTGCCAAAGAAGTGGGTTTACCTTTTATTTCGAAGGCTAATAAACCAAGAAGAAGTCCATTTTCTAGAGCTATTGAATTGACTGGCAGTAAAAAGACTTCTACTGCGGTAATAGGTGATCAAATTTTCACTGATGTGTTAGGAGGAAATCGGTCAGGGCTATTTACAATATTAGTAATTCCTATAAACGAAAAAGAGTTTATTGGAACTAAAATTGTTAGGCAGGGAGAGAAGATGGTGCTTAGGTCGCTAAGCAAAAAAGGACTTATTTAGAATAAAGGTAAATAGAATGTATAAATTGGCACCTTTTTGAATAGATTATTTTTAGGAGGTGCCAAATATGGAAAGAATTGTAACTGTATTTAAGAAAATAAACTGGGATGAAGTTGATGTGCTTAATATGTTGAAAGACTTAGTAAACGAAGTAAAAGAAGGTAATCCAGAGCTTAAGGATATGTCTCTCGGTGATATAGGTATTAAAAGAATAGGTCAACATATACAAGTTAATTTGAAATTTGTAGACTCTTCGAAGTATGTTAAGGATAATTTAAAAGTTTAAAAGCTATACAGCTATCGTTTCTTTGTGATAGCTGTTGTTTTTTACAAGAGAGGTGATTTCATGGATAAATATTGTGTGATCGGAGATCCGATAGATCACAGTCTATCGCCTAAAATACATAATTGTTTGTTTAAACATTATGGCTTAAATGCTTGTTATACAAAATTTAGAGTATCCACAGATAATTTAAAAGAAAAGGTGGATTGCCTTATAAAGGAAGGGTACAAAGGTTTTAATGTAACTTACCCACTAAAAGCAGCTATAAAAGAACACATAGACCAAATATCATATCATGGAAAAAATATTGCTAGTGTTAATACCGTAGCATTGTCCAATGGAAAATTACTGGGTGATAACACTGACTTTAGAGGGATGCAGCTTGTGTTAGATCCCTTTAGAAGTGAAGAAATTTATATTTTGGGAAGTGGGAATATGGCGCATACAACAATTTATGCCCTTAAGGAATTTACCAACAGAAATATTACTGTTGTTTGCCGTAATAAAAAGGCAGGTGAAAATCTAAAGAAGCAATATCCTTGGATTAACTTAATGTCTATAGAGTTTTTTAAAAAGGAAAATATTAGCGGAGGCGTTACTGTAAATACACTGCCATTAAACTTAGATATTAGCCACTTATTTGAAAACAAAATAGCTCAAGTACTTTTAGATTGTAACTACAATCAAACTGTATCTTTGTCTAATGATTTGCAGTACATTTCTGGTTTGGAGCTACTTTATGCCCAAGCAATAAAATCATTTGAAATTTGGACTGGTTATCAGCCAACATTAGAGACATTAAAAGAACTATTGAAAAAGTATCAGCAAAGCTGATACTTTTTTTATCTGTGCCTAGCATGTGCGTTAAATTGACGGTGAAAGTCCGCTGTGGACTTGGTAGTGGGAATCACTAGCCGAAGGCAAGGGTGTTTAGCGTTAGGTGGATATTTTCCAATGG
This genomic interval from Proteinivorax tanatarense contains the following:
- a CDS encoding YqeG family HAD IIIA-type phosphatase; this encodes MLKKLTPNLYLDSIYELDLEKLKKNDIDTIITDLDNTLVGWNEPSPNSKLMNWFENLTKQGFKVVIVSNNSENRVASFAKEVGLPFISKANKPRRSPFSRAIELTGSKKTSTAVIGDQIFTDVLGGNRSGLFTILVIPINEKEFIGTKIVRQGEKMVLRSLSKKGLI
- a CDS encoding shikimate dehydrogenase family protein, which gives rise to MDKYCVIGDPIDHSLSPKIHNCLFKHYGLNACYTKFRVSTDNLKEKVDCLIKEGYKGFNVTYPLKAAIKEHIDQISYHGKNIASVNTVALSNGKLLGDNTDFRGMQLVLDPFRSEEIYILGSGNMAHTTIYALKEFTNRNITVVCRNKKAGENLKKQYPWINLMSIEFFKKENISGGVTVNTLPLNLDISHLFENKIAQVLLDCNYNQTVSLSNDLQYISGLELLYAQAIKSFEIWTGYQPTLETLKELLKKYQQS